In a single window of the Candidatus Marinarcus aquaticus genome:
- the htpX gene encoding zinc metalloprotease HtpX: MEQVKTVILLTFLTVLFVFVGAYVGGANGALIAFLLAGGMNFYAYYYSDKHVLAHYNAVEVQDSHHMVYKIVKELVYKSGLPMPKIYIIPDNVPNAFATGRNHENAAVAVTQGLLNLLNEKEIEGVIAHELSHIKHYDILIGTIAATFAGAIAMIANFLQFSAIFGDSRRGIHPVVMILLAIILPLAAGIIQMTVSRSREYLADEGAARMTGNPAGLQSALGKLEQYAKRGEVRNATEQTAHMFIINPFSGHETKFSDLFRTHPTTQDRIARLEELKHEL, from the coding sequence ATGGAACAAGTTAAAACGGTTATTTTATTAACATTTTTAACCGTATTGTTTGTGTTTGTGGGTGCTTATGTTGGTGGAGCCAACGGTGCATTGATTGCCTTTTTACTTGCAGGTGGAATGAATTTTTACGCCTATTACTATTCTGATAAACATGTTTTAGCACATTATAATGCCGTTGAAGTACAAGATTCACACCATATGGTGTATAAAATTGTAAAAGAGTTGGTCTATAAATCGGGACTGCCAATGCCTAAAATCTATATTATCCCTGATAATGTGCCCAATGCATTTGCAACAGGAAGAAACCATGAAAATGCTGCAGTTGCTGTGACACAAGGTTTATTGAACCTGCTCAATGAAAAAGAGATAGAAGGCGTTATTGCTCACGAACTTTCACATATCAAACACTATGATATATTAATAGGAACCATTGCAGCAACTTTTGCAGGTGCGATTGCAATGATTGCAAATTTTTTGCAATTTTCAGCAATTTTTGGTGACAGTCGAAGAGGCATCCATCCTGTGGTGATGATTCTTTTAGCAATTATTTTACCACTGGCTGCTGGGATTATTCAAATGACCGTGAGTCGAAGCAGAGAGTATCTTGCAGATGAAGGAGCAGCACGTATGACAGGAAACCCTGCTGGACTTCAAAGCGCGTTAGGAAAACTCGAACAGTACGCTAAAAGAGGGGAAGTCAGAAACGCAACCGAACAAACGGCTCATATGTTTATTATCAATCCATTCAGTGGACATGAAACAAAGTTTTCTGATCTGTTTAGAACACATCCTACGACACAAGACAGAATTGCACGATTAGAAGAGTTAAAGCACGAACTTTAA
- a CDS encoding NifB/NifX family molybdenum-iron cluster-binding protein: MRIVFPTKDNMSYISHSASSIEEAEFLTVLDVSDNDIVGVETLKNQKFANNEAFVNEFKENNFDAIIVPKTNALPLEDLKNAGICVYNDEDSQVILNAFSDYMNQKLALA, encoded by the coding sequence ATGAGAATTGTATTTCCTACTAAAGATAATATGAGTTATATTTCACACAGTGCAAGCAGTATTGAAGAGGCTGAGTTTTTGACTGTTTTGGATGTAAGTGATAATGATATTGTTGGTGTTGAAACCCTGAAAAATCAAAAGTTTGCAAACAATGAAGCGTTTGTGAATGAGTTTAAAGAGAATAATTTTGATGCGATCATCGTGCCAAAAACGAATGCACTGCCACTTGAAGATTTAAAAAATGCAGGTATTTGTGTCTATAACGACGAAGATTCTCAAGTAATTTTAAATGCTTTTTCTGATTATATGAATCAAAAGTTAGCATTGGCATAA
- a CDS encoding DUF134 domain-containing protein, translating into MAREKVQRELTLTLQSKYFGPKDIEPAETIVLLHEEIEAIQLMSIENMYQEDAAKKMNVSRATFSRIIKNARRKVAMALINGYNIKIHEVKNDFSVAVCSSSKTELNDISLYSEYIFIFHIQDYKLTSQMLIKNPAFPREKKPSQLFPKLFQEQEVNYFITDKLGVTLKNALIAKGIYPIIKDNNTINIDKVVDIFK; encoded by the coding sequence ATGGCAAGAGAAAAAGTACAACGAGAATTAACCTTAACTTTACAGAGTAAATATTTTGGTCCAAAAGATATTGAACCAGCCGAAACCATCGTACTTCTTCATGAAGAGATTGAAGCCATTCAACTTATGAGTATCGAGAACATGTATCAAGAGGATGCCGCCAAAAAAATGAATGTCTCTCGTGCTACCTTTTCTCGAATCATTAAAAATGCACGACGTAAAGTTGCAATGGCATTAATCAATGGTTATAACATTAAAATCCATGAAGTGAAAAATGATTTCTCAGTAGCAGTGTGCTCTTCAAGTAAAACTGAGCTCAATGACATCAGTTTATATTCAGAGTATATTTTTATCTTTCATATTCAAGATTATAAACTCACCTCACAAATGCTCATTAAAAACCCTGCATTTCCAAGAGAAAAAAAACCTTCACAACTCTTTCCTAAGCTTTTTCAAGAGCAAGAGGTGAACTATTTTATCACTGATAAATTAGGGGTTACGCTTAAAAATGCGCTCATTGCAAAAGGGATTTATCCTATTATTAAAGATAACAACACCATTAATATTGATAAAGTCGTAGATATATTTAAGTAG